AACCGGCTGGAGCAGCTGAAAGGCGACTTGGCCCGACAGTGGAGCATCCGCATCAATGATCAGTGGCGGATCTGCTCTGTGTGGCAGGACGGGTATGCCCAGGACGTGAGAATTGTGGACTACCACTAGGAAAAGGGATCATGACCGACAAGCTGCCGCCGATTCACCCCGGCAAAATCCTCATGGAGGAGTTCCTCCTACCTCTGGGGCTCTCGCAGAGCAGCCTGGCCATAGCCCTGCGCGTGCCCCTGCAGCGAGTTCTCGACATTGTGCATGGCAGGCGCGCCATCACCGTGGACGCGGCCGCCCGCCTGGCCCGCTACTTCGGCTCCACGCCAGACTTCTGGCTGAACCTCCAAACTCGCTACAACATGGAGATGGCCAAGGATGCCGGCCTCTTCGACCGCAGTGCCCACGACGTGTGCCCTCGCCAGGAGTAGACGCAGGCGCCTGAGATTCGGTTTTGCAACGAGTGTCGGCCCATTCGAGTCTGGACGGGTGGACACCTAAAGAAGTATAGATGGGCCGAAGAAATCCGTCGGGCAGTGATGCCCCCTGCTCTGACCTGGTGAGCTGCATAGGCAGCAGCTAGATTACGCCTTATAGGGGCCGCCAATTTGTCCAATGGATGGGGGCCATCCTCTCGTATAACTGCCGAGGGCAGTGATTCCTATTGCGACTACAGCTACATATAAAAGGCGTTCTTCCACCCATGAGCAAACCCAATCAAACCCCAGAGCAGAAAGCACGGGACGCTATCGACAAAATGCTTGCTGAGTGCGGCTGGGTGGTTCAGGACAAAAAGAAAATTAATTTCAATGCTGGGCTGGGTATTGCAGTCAGAGAATACCCAACGGATGTGGGGCCAGCTGATTATGCCCTCTTTGTTGACAGAAAACCTGTCGGCGTCATCGAAGCAAAGCGCGAAGAGGAAGGACAACACCTCGTCAATGTCGCGGAGCAATCAGAGGAATATGCCAACGCTCAACTGAAGTGGGTTAAGGACAATTTTCCGCTACCGTTCATCTATGAAAGCACAGGGGTAATCACAATTTTTCGGGATCAGCGGGATCCCAAGCCTCGTTCCCGAGAGGTGTTCAGCTTTCATAGACCAGAGACATTTCAAGAATGGCTGGCGCAACATGATACCCTAAGGGGACGACTCGAAAAGTTGCCTCCTCTTCCAACACAAGGGCTCCGAGACTGCCAAAAGAGAGCAATTCAAAATCTCGAAGGCTCGTTCAAGCTGGCAAAGCCCAGGGCTCTCGTGCAGATGGCGACTGGAGCCGGAAAGACGTACACCGCCATTACCTCGGTGTATCGCCTTCTCAAACACGCCAATGCGAAGCGAATTCTTTTTCTGGTCGATACCAAGAACCTGGGGGAGCAGGCGGAGCAGGAGTTCATGGCGTTTACGCCGAATGACTCGAACGATCTTTTTACCCGCCTCTACAATGTCCAGCGGCTTAAATCCAGCTACATCCCTCATTCGTCTCATGTTTGCATTTCAACGATTCAGCGTCTCTACTCCATCTTGAAAGGTGTAGAGCTGGACGAGGCTGCGGAAGAATCTAATCCCGCTGAGCATGTGGGGCCGAAAGCTCCTATTCCGGTTGCTTACAACGGCAAGATTCCCATCGAATTTTTCGACTTCATCGTCATCGACGAGTGCCACCGCTCTATTTACAATCTCTGGCGGCAGGTTCTGGACTATTTCGATGCCTTCTTGGTCGGGTTGACCGCTACGCCAGACAAGCGCACCTTTGCCTTTTTCAATGAAAACGTTGTCAGCGAATACTCCCATGAGGACGCTGTCGCCGACGGGGTGAACGTCGGATATGACGTCTACACCATCGAGACGCAGATTACGAAGCAGGGAGCAGTTCTCAAGGCTAACCAATCCATTGAGAAGAGGAACCGGCTCTCTCGAAAAAAACGCTGGGAACAGCAAGACGAGGATGAGGAGTATTCCGGCACGCAACTTGACAAGGAAGTGGTCAACCCGAGCCAGATTCGCAACATCATCAAGACATACAAAGACAAGCTGCCTGTCATCTTTCCAGGACGTTGCGAAGTGCCCAAAACGCTCATCTTCGCCAAGACAGACAGCCATGCGGACGACATCATCAAAGTCGTTCGTGAGGAATTCGGCGAGGGAAACGAGTTTTGCAAGAAGGTCACGTACAAAGCCAATGAGGACCCGAAGTCCGTCCTGGCGCAGTTCAGGAACAGCTACAATCCCCGCATCGCAGTGACTGTGGACATGATCGCCACGGGAACGGATGTGAAGCCCCTGGAGTGCCTTCTCTTCATGCGCGATGTTCGAAGCAAGAACTACTTCGAGCAGATGAAGGGGCGCGGCACCAGAACCCTTGATTATGACGGGTTGAAAAAGGTCACGCCTTCGGCATCCAGCAACAAGACGCATTTCGTCATCGTAGACGCCATCGGCGTCACCAAGTCGCACAAGACGGATAGTCGCGCTCTGGAGCGAAAACCCACCGTCTCGCTGAAGGACTTGCTCATGAGCGTGATGATGGGCGCGACGGACGACGACACCCTGACCAGTCTGGCAAGCAGGCTGACACGACTGAACCACCAGCTCACTCCCGAGGATCAGAAGCGCATCGAAGTAAAAACGGACGGGGTTCCCCTCTCGCAAATCACAAAAGACCTGCTGGGGGCCATGAACCCCGACAAGATCGACACCAAGGCGCGGGAGCAATTCAACCTCACGGACGAACAGGAGCCTACGGAAGACCAGAGCACCAAGGCCAGGCAAGAATTGGTCAAGAACGCGACCACGGTGTTCACTGGCGAGGTCTGCGAACTGCTGGACACGATCCGAAGGGAGCATGAGCAGACCATTGACAACCACAATCTCGATACGGTCCTTCGGGCCGAGTGGGAAGGCGACAGCATTGAGAACGCCACCAAGCTCACCACCGAGTTTGCGGAATATGTCAAAGAGCACAAGGACGAGATTGTCGCGCTGAGCATCTATTTTGACCAGCCGTACCGCCGCAGGGAAGTCACCTACGACATGGTGAAAACCCTGCTGACAAAGTTGAAGACCGACCAGCCCAAGCTGGCTCCGGTTCGTATCTGGCACGCCTACGCCTTGCTGGACAAAGTGACTGGAAAGTCGCCTGAAAATGAACTGACAGCCTTGGTGTCTTTGATTAGACGTGTATGCGGCTTGGACACATCCATCGCCCCCTATGGTGACACGGTGCGAGAAAACTTCAAGCGCTGGATTTTCAAACGCCATCAAGGAAGCGGCTCGAAGTTCGATGAAGAGCAGATGACCTGGCTGCG
This genomic stretch from Desulfovibrio sp. X2 harbors:
- a CDS encoding HigA family addiction module antitoxin, with the translated sequence MTDKLPPIHPGKILMEEFLLPLGLSQSSLAIALRVPLQRVLDIVHGRRAITVDAAARLARYFGSTPDFWLNLQTRYNMEMAKDAGLFDRSAHDVCPRQE
- a CDS encoding DEAD/DEAH box helicase family protein: MSKPNQTPEQKARDAIDKMLAECGWVVQDKKKINFNAGLGIAVREYPTDVGPADYALFVDRKPVGVIEAKREEEGQHLVNVAEQSEEYANAQLKWVKDNFPLPFIYESTGVITIFRDQRDPKPRSREVFSFHRPETFQEWLAQHDTLRGRLEKLPPLPTQGLRDCQKRAIQNLEGSFKLAKPRALVQMATGAGKTYTAITSVYRLLKHANAKRILFLVDTKNLGEQAEQEFMAFTPNDSNDLFTRLYNVQRLKSSYIPHSSHVCISTIQRLYSILKGVELDEAAEESNPAEHVGPKAPIPVAYNGKIPIEFFDFIVIDECHRSIYNLWRQVLDYFDAFLVGLTATPDKRTFAFFNENVVSEYSHEDAVADGVNVGYDVYTIETQITKQGAVLKANQSIEKRNRLSRKKRWEQQDEDEEYSGTQLDKEVVNPSQIRNIIKTYKDKLPVIFPGRCEVPKTLIFAKTDSHADDIIKVVREEFGEGNEFCKKVTYKANEDPKSVLAQFRNSYNPRIAVTVDMIATGTDVKPLECLLFMRDVRSKNYFEQMKGRGTRTLDYDGLKKVTPSASSNKTHFVIVDAIGVTKSHKTDSRALERKPTVSLKDLLMSVMMGATDDDTLTSLASRLTRLNHQLTPEDQKRIEVKTDGVPLSQITKDLLGAMNPDKIDTKAREQFNLTDEQEPTEDQSTKARQELVKNATTVFTGEVCELLDTIRREHEQTIDNHNLDTVLRAEWEGDSIENATKLTTEFAEYVKEHKDEIVALSIYFDQPYRRREVTYDMVKTLLTKLKTDQPKLAPVRIWHAYALLDKVTGKSPENELTALVSLIRRVCGLDTSIAPYGDTVRENFKRWIFKRHQGSGSKFDEEQMTWLRMIRDHISCSFHMDRDDLELAPFDGQGGLGRMWELFGEDMDSMISEMNEELAA